Proteins encoded in a region of the Podarcis muralis chromosome 4, rPodMur119.hap1.1, whole genome shotgun sequence genome:
- the IGSF11 gene encoding immunoglobulin superfamily member 11: MTCKGSSGWGLWVAPLAALLSLRGLVSPLEVFMNTRSVEVARGQTAVLPCTFTTSAALNNLNVIWMVTPLSNANQPEQVIIYQGGQIFDGAPQFYGRVGFAMTMPTTSASIFINNTQLSDTGTYQCLVNNLPDRGGRNIGVIGLNVLVPPSAPVCRIQGSLNIGSDITLTCSSEEGIPRPTYYWERLDSAPKLPPTATQDQVQGTVILRNISTVSSGRYQCVASNVIGSSTCSLEVQVITPHPRSFGLIAGAAAAGVLVLIICITVVAVTLFYWKNKHKEEEEEEIPNEIREDDLPPKCSSSTKAFHGDASSSENDTLTSSNTYNSRYWNDPKANHTTDSFARLNNDARQPFTRSGSTSARPVYANGGHPAPPPPKTLVVTTNTAPSPQEMARSNGSVSRKPRPQHTRSYAVSQATLERIGAVPVMVPAQSRAGSLV; encoded by the exons GTCTAGTGAGTCCCCTGGAAGTGTTCATGAACACAAGGAGTGTTGAAGTTGCTCGGGGCCAGACGGCGGTCCTGCCCTGTACTTTTACCACCAGTGCTGCGCTTAATAACCTTAACGTCATTTGGATGGTCACGCCACTCTCCAATGCCAACCAACCTGAACAG GTTATTATTTACCAGGggggtcagatttttgatggtgCACCCCAGTTTTATGGGCGAGTGGGGTTTGCAATGACGATGCCAACCACCAGTGCCTCCATCTTCATCAACAACACCCAGCTGTCAGACACTGGGACTTACCAGTGTTTGGTCAACAATCTACCAGACCGAGGTGGCCGGAATATTGGAGTCATTGGGCTCAACGTCTTGG TTCCTCCATCTGCCCCAGTCTGCAGAATTCAGGGATCTTTGAACATTGGCAGTGACATCACGCTGACGTGCAGTTCAGAAGAAGGCATCCCTCGGCCAACCTATTACTGGGAAAGACTGGACAGTGCCCCCAAGCTGCCCCCGACAGCCACACAAG ACCAAGTTCAGGGTACAGTCATTCTGCGCAATATTAGCACTGTGTCATCAGGACGTTACCAGTGTGTGGCTTCTAATGTCATCGGAAGCAGCACTTGTTCTCTTGAGGTTCAAGTGATTACAC CTCACCCCCGGAGCTTTGGCCTGATTGCTGGAGCTGCAGCTGCAGGGGTCTTGGTGCTCATCATCTGCATCACCGTGGTGGCTGTGACACTCTTTTACTGGAAGAACAAacacaaggaggaagaggaggaggaaattccTAATGAGATAAG GGAGGATGATCTGCCACCCAAATGCTCTTCATCCACAAAAGCATTCCATGGCGATGCTTCATCCTCGGAGAACGACACTCTCACATCATCCAACACCTACAACAGCCGGTACTGGAACGACCCCAAAGCAAACCATACCACAGACTCCTTTGCTCGCCTCAACAACGATGCGCGCCAGCCCTTCACCCGCTCTGGAAGCACCAGCGCCCGCCCTGTCTATGCCAATGGAGGCCACCCAGCCCCCCCTCCACCCAAGACATTGGTGGTGACAACCAatacagccccctccccacaggaGATGGCCAGAAGCAATGGCTCAGTGAGCCGCAAGCCAAGACCGCAGCACACACGCTCCTACGCCGTGAGTCAGGCAACGCTGGAAAGGATAGGTGCAGTGCCGGTCATGGTGCCGGCGCAGAGCCGAGCCGGCTCTTTGGTGTAG